The window CCTACGTCACCATGATGGGGCACCTCACTGGCCGACTCCTCCTGACCCGCGAACCGTACAAGGTCAACGTTCCCGCCATCATCGAGGCCGCCGCCGCGACCGGCACCATCATCGAGCTAAACGCCAACCCTCGCCGCCTCGACATGGACTGGCAATGGTGGCCGCTCGCAAAGGAGAAGGGCGTTCGCTGCTCGATCAATCCCGACGCGCATTCCACGGCAGGTTTGCAGGACCTCATCTTCGGCGTCGGCAGCGCTCGCAAGGGCTGGCTCACCCGCAATGACGTGATCAATACCCTCCCTCTCGGGCAGATCGAGCAGGAGCTCGCCCGCAAGCGCAAGTAGACCTTTTTGATCATGGCCCGTCTCGCAAATGAGGCGGGTCGACGCGCTTTCAGGCTTGAAAGTTGCGCCCTTAGGGCGTGCTAATACCGCCCGTCAGCACGACATTTACCAGCAGGCATGATTCTTCCACTCCTCATCGCTGCCGCGACTCCCGAGCCTTCCCCCTCCGCCTCGCCTGAGGCGCTGATTAGCGAAAGCGTCATTACGGAGGGTATCAAGGTGACCAACAAGGCGCTGATCTATGGCGGCACCGCGATAGCGATCTATCTGGTCCTGTTCATTCTCGGACGCTTCTTCAAGCGGCGCTTCCAGGTGCCGCTGGGCTGGTTCTACCATATCTTTTGCCTGACCTTCGCCCTGTTCGTGGCGCAGATGCTGCCGATGATCGATTTCGGCGTGGCGGAGGAGCACGTCAATGCGGCGGTGGTTCTTTCTGGAGCGTTCATCGTCATCACCCTGCTGCGACATTATTTTGTCGCGATTTTCGGGCGAGGGGACGGAATGAACGCGAAGGTTCCCAAACTGCTCAGCCAGTTGGTCTCGCTGGTCGTTTTTCTCTTCGCCTTCGTCATCGTCATCCAGAATATCTACGGCCAGCCTCTGGGGGGCCTGCTCGCGGGCGCAGGTGTCGTAGGTATCGTTCTCGGTCTCGCCTTGCAGGATACGCTCGGCAATCTTTTCGCCGGATTTGCCATCTACTTCGGCGGGCAGTTCAAGCCGGGCGACTGGCTTAAGGTCGGGGAGGAACACGCCGAGATCATGGAGGTGAACTGGCGCTCCACCCGCCTCCGCACCTGCGACGACATCTACCTCGATATCCCGAATAGCAACATCACCAAGGAAACGGTGACGAACTTCAGTCACCCGACCGCGCGGCATGCCCTCCGTATCGAGGTCGGGCTGGATTACGATGTCGCGCCCACCAAGGTGCGCAAGGTGCTGGTCGAGGCCTGCCTCATGGGCAAGGGCGTGCTGGCGGAACCCGCTCCTGCGGTCTTTCTCAAGGAATTCGCCGCTTCCAGCATCACCTACGACCTGAAGTTCTGGATCGAGGATCACGGCTGCTTTGAGGAGATCCTGAGCAGCGTGCGGACGAATCTCTGGTATGCCCTGCGCCGCCACAATATCTCGATCCCGTACCCGATCCAGCTTGAGACCCAGTATGTTCCCGCGGTCCAGCCACCGGATTGCCCGGCCCTGATCAAAGATGGACTCAAGAAAGTTTTCTTTGCCAGCGTCCTGAATGACGGCCAGAAGACCTATCTTGTCGATCATGCCCGTGTGGTTTCGTTCGGCGAAGGGGAAAAGCTTATCAAGCAAGGCGATGCCGGATCATCAATGTATATCATCCTTGAGGGGCTGGCTGATGTGTTGGTGGACATCGGAGGCGCGATCCGCTCCGTGGCCAAGATCAACCCCGGCGAGTGCATCGGAGAGATGTCCCTGCTCACCGGCGAGGCACGCAGCGCCACCATTGTGGCGTTGGAGGACACGACTGCGGTCGAGATCGACAAGAGTGTTCTGGCTCCGATCATCGCGGACAGCCCGGAACTCGTCGAAAACCTGAGCGACCTGCTCGCCCGCCGCCGTCTCCAGAATGAAGGCGTCTTGTCGGAATCGACGAATTCCGCGCTGCTCGCCGAGAAGCAGCAGGATTATCAGTCGAACTTCCTGCGCAAGCTCCGCAAGTTTTTCGAGCTATGACGCCCGAGGTGCGCCGGATTCGCGAGGGTCTCGTGATCTGGCAGCTTTATGTCGACCGCGTGAAGGTCGACTGCACCAGCACGCTGCTGCGCGCGTCGGATGGCTGGGTGGTCTTTGATCCTGTCGACATCCCGATGGATGCACTCTCGCCGGTTCTCGATGGCGAATCCGTTTCCCGCATCGTCCTTACCAGCGAAAATCATCAGCGGGATTCCGTGGCGCTCGCGAGGCTGTGGGATTGCCCGATCCTCGCCCCGGCGGAGGCGAGGCCGGAGCTGGTTGCCGACCAATGGTACGCCGCCGGGGACGTCCTGCCGGACGGTTCGCGCGTCATTCCGCTGCCCGGAGTGGCTCTGGGAGAAAGTGCGTTGCTTTGCGGTGACGTTCTCGTCGTCGGCGATGCGCTGATTCACTTGAAGGAGTTCGACATCCTTCCGGACAAGTATTGCCTTGATCCCGCGCGGCTTCGTTGCTCGCTTGCGGCGCTGCTCGACGAGGATTTCTCGACGCTCTGCTTTGCCCATGGACTGCCGCTTGAGGAGCAGCCTCGCGAGCGGCTGAGGGCCTTGCTTACGAGTGCTTCGGCGCCTTGACTGTGCCAGCTTCGAGGTCGATGCGGCGACGGTCGAGGATGGAGTTGGCGATATCCTGTACCATCTCCTCGATGAGGAAGCGCAGGTGGCTGCCCTGGCGAAAATCCGATGGCGCGATGTTTTTCACCCGCTCGGCGTGGGCGCTGAGCTGGTAGCATTTCTTGAAGCTTGAGCGCGTCGGGTCGTTCGGATTGTAAACCGCGATGGCCTTGCCGCCATTGCGCTGCATCACGGTGAAGCACGGCACGTCCGTCGGCCCGTCACCGATGTAGACCATGTTGGGAAACGGGATCGGGCGGAGGTCAGGAGCCATGTGGTCATTCACGTCCTCGCTGAGGTCGAGCATGCCCTTGTTGATGCGGAAGAGGAATTGCGTCTTCTGCGTATGGCTGATCGCCCGCTTGGGGAAGGTGATGCGGCCTTGTGAATCCTCGCCGAATTCGCAGCCAAAGATCGCTTTGACATACGGCGCGAGGCGGCTGCCCTCCAGCAACACTTTCAGCCCGCTGGAGACGATGTAGTGCTCGACCGTGATCCCGTAAGCCTTGTGCTCCGGGGAAAGGAGGTCTGTCTGGAACTCCTCAAACATCTCCGGGAGGCCGGGATAAAAGTTCAGCTTCGCCCCGAGAGACCGCAGTTCCTCATTGGTCGGGCGGTCCATCTCCAGCGTGTCGAGCAGCACCTTCATGTAGGCCAGCTCGTTGTCGTAGTTCTGCTCCCGCACGAGAGCCTGGCATTGTTTCCAGAAGCGGTCGGCATGGATGCCGAATTGCGGAAAAATCGCCTCCTCCTGCATGTAGGCCGGCGAGAGGGTTTGATCGTAATCGTAGATCAGGGCGATGGTATTCTGCGGCGCGGACATGGATAAACCTCTACCCTAGCAGGCCGGACCGCCTACACAATCTCAGTGTCAGTCACTTCACGGACCAGAAAGTCCGGCAGCTTGCCCGGATGCGCCATCACCACGAGGGAATCCCCTTTCTCCAGAGCCAGCGTGTCGAGGTCCTTGCGAAGGATTTCGCCGCCCGGTTTGCGGATGGCCAATACCATGAGTTTGCCCTCCGCCGCCCGCTGGATTTCGCCAATCGTCCAACCCTCGAGATGCCCCTGCTGATTGAGGGAAAGCTCGTGGATTTCCAGTCCGAGATGGTGGAAGTCCGCCCCGCCGATCCCTTCCTTGCCGCCAATGAAGTCGGTCAGCGACGGCTTCGTAATGCTGTGGGCGATGCGCAGCGCTCCGATGGTGGCGGGGAGAATCACCTCGTTGGCTCCCGCCTGGCGGAGCTTCTTTTCTGTCGCGGGTTGTTCGCCGCGAGCGATGATGCGTACGAGGGGATTCAGATTTCGAGCCGTGAGGGTGATGAAGACATTCAGCGTATCCTGCGGCAGGACGGTCGCGAGAACGTCGGCCCGGTTGATGCCCGCCCGCACCAGTGTGTCTTCATCGGTGGCGCTGCCCTCGACTACCAGATATCCCCGGGCATGAGCGTCGGCGATGCGCTCCTTGTCCACGTCGACGATGATGAAGCGATGGCCAGCCTGGGCGAGTTCCGCGCTCAAGACCTGTCCGATGCGGCCCCATCCGCAGATGATGGTGTGATGGCTGATCTCCTCCACTTTCTTGCTTTCCTGCATATCGCCCAGGGCCTTGACGATTTCGCCTCCCGTCAGGGTCCGCACCACCTCGCCGACCACGTAGATCGCGGCCGAGTTGCCACAGATGATCAGCAGGATGGTAAAAATTCGCTCCGAGGTCTGGTCGACCGGCTCCACCTCGCCGTAGCCGACGCCGAAAATCGTGATGACCACCATGTAGACGGCATCGATGAGCTTCCAGCCCAGGATGACATAGCCGATCACGCCCAGCAGACAGACTGCGGAGAATATGGCCACGCTGATCAGCAAACGATAGCGCAGCCGGGAGATCTTCATGCCGGTGCTCACCGTCGGGAGCGGCAGCACGTTTCACGCCAAGAACTTGATTCAGATCAGGCAGGCCACGCCGAACCAGACGACCATGATCAATCCGATCGCGACCTTGCCCACGATCCCCGCCGTGGTTCCCAGGAAGGTGCCCCAGCCCGACTGCCCGGCCGGGAGGAGTCCCTTGCCACCGAGCAATTCCCCGAGAAATGCCCCCACCAGTGGCCCGATCAGCAGGCCGAGGATGCCGAAGAACAACCCGACAACCGCCCCGAGGATGCCACCGATCGCCCCCCAGCGCGTCGCCCCGAACCACTTCGCCCCCACCGCACCGCTGACGATATCGAGCGCCTGGGCCAGTAGCATGAGCAGGGTCAGCCCGATCAAAGTCGGCCAGCCGATGGAGTGCAGGGTGAAGTGATTCAGCACCGCTCCGGCAAGGATGAGGATCGTCCCCGGCAGCAACGGGATGACTGTGCCGACCAGGCCGACAACCATCAGCGTGATCGTGAGGCTCCACCAGAGGATTTCCATGCGCGCACTGTTTCACAGGACCATGAGGGGCGCCAGCGTCGTCTTGCCGGGTGATTGGCAGACCGATAGGCTCATCGCCCGTGAAACTTTGCTTCGCAGTCCTCCCCGCCCTCATCTGCTCCGCCGCACTTCTTCCCGCAGCGCCGAAATCGATCGAGGATTATCGCGCCACATTTCAGCAGGCGGTCACCCAGAAAGACAAGGCGCTGCTTCAGGAGCTTATCTATGCGGAAGGACTGAGCGATGAAGACAAGGCGTTGGCCGCCAGGTCGACCGAGATGTTTGTCAGCGGTCCCGGCGTAGTGGAATCCGTCACGGTCGTTCCGGTACCCAACAGCCTGAACAAGGTACGCATCGCCCGGGGAAAGAAATGGGAACCCAGTCTCCCGCCTGCGGGCGCCCTCTTGATCAAGATGAAATCTCCCGACGGCAAATCGGAGACGACGTACACCTCTGTATTTGGCGAGAGCGGCGGGGAATACTACCTCGTGGCAGCTAAAAGCACGAAACTCGATTGGAACGGTCCGGAGGACAAGACG of the Terrimicrobium sacchariphilum genome contains:
- a CDS encoding HAD family hydrolase; this encodes MSAPQNTIALIYDYDQTLSPAYMQEEAIFPQFGIHADRFWKQCQALVREQNYDNELAYMKVLLDTLEMDRPTNEELRSLGAKLNFYPGLPEMFEEFQTDLLSPEHKAYGITVEHYIVSSGLKVLLEGSRLAPYVKAIFGCEFGEDSQGRITFPKRAISHTQKTQFLFRINKGMLDLSEDVNDHMAPDLRPIPFPNMVYIGDGPTDVPCFTVMQRNGGKAIAVYNPNDPTRSSFKKCYQLSAHAERVKNIAPSDFRQGSHLRFLIEEMVQDIANSILDRRRIDLEAGTVKAPKHS
- a CDS encoding DUF456 domain-containing protein, yielding MEILWWSLTITLMVVGLVGTVIPLLPGTILILAGAVLNHFTLHSIGWPTLIGLTLLMLLAQALDIVSGAVGAKWFGATRWGAIGGILGAVVGLFFGILGLLIGPLVGAFLGELLGGKGLLPAGQSGWGTFLGTTAGIVGKVAIGLIMVVWFGVACLI
- a CDS encoding mechanosensitive ion channel family protein, translated to MILPLLIAAATPEPSPSASPEALISESVITEGIKVTNKALIYGGTAIAIYLVLFILGRFFKRRFQVPLGWFYHIFCLTFALFVAQMLPMIDFGVAEEHVNAAVVLSGAFIVITLLRHYFVAIFGRGDGMNAKVPKLLSQLVSLVVFLFAFVIVIQNIYGQPLGGLLAGAGVVGIVLGLALQDTLGNLFAGFAIYFGGQFKPGDWLKVGEEHAEIMEVNWRSTRLRTCDDIYLDIPNSNITKETVTNFSHPTARHALRIEVGLDYDVAPTKVRKVLVEACLMGKGVLAEPAPAVFLKEFAASSITYDLKFWIEDHGCFEEILSSVRTNLWYALRRHNISIPYPIQLETQYVPAVQPPDCPALIKDGLKKVFFASVLNDGQKTYLVDHARVVSFGEGEKLIKQGDAGSSMYIILEGLADVLVDIGGAIRSVAKINPGECIGEMSLLTGEARSATIVALEDTTAVEIDKSVLAPIIADSPELVENLSDLLARRRLQNEGVLSESTNSALLAEKQQDYQSNFLRKLRKFFEL
- a CDS encoding MBL fold metallo-hydrolase, encoding MTPEVRRIREGLVIWQLYVDRVKVDCTSTLLRASDGWVVFDPVDIPMDALSPVLDGESVSRIVLTSENHQRDSVALARLWDCPILAPAEARPELVADQWYAAGDVLPDGSRVIPLPGVALGESALLCGDVLVVGDALIHLKEFDILPDKYCLDPARLRCSLAALLDEDFSTLCFAHGLPLEEQPRERLRALLTSASAP
- a CDS encoding potassium channel family protein, whose protein sequence is MKISRLRYRLLISVAIFSAVCLLGVIGYVILGWKLIDAVYMVVITIFGVGYGEVEPVDQTSERIFTILLIICGNSAAIYVVGEVVRTLTGGEIVKALGDMQESKKVEEISHHTIICGWGRIGQVLSAELAQAGHRFIIVDVDKERIADAHARGYLVVEGSATDEDTLVRAGINRADVLATVLPQDTLNVFITLTARNLNPLVRIIARGEQPATEKKLRQAGANEVILPATIGALRIAHSITKPSLTDFIGGKEGIGGADFHHLGLEIHELSLNQQGHLEGWTIGEIQRAAEGKLMVLAIRKPGGEILRKDLDTLALEKGDSLVVMAHPGKLPDFLVREVTDTEIV